One Watersipora subatra chromosome 4, tzWatSuba1.1, whole genome shotgun sequence genomic window carries:
- the LOC137394680 gene encoding glutathione S-transferase 3, mitochondrial-like isoform X1, translating into MKSECRMPQLKIQDLLPKDYGYVVLAVVGGTWLNVRHVFRVVKARKDYGIQAPIMYSDENPVFNRIMRAHMNYLEHYPFYAVTMLLGGLEFPRVCATAGVAWLIARAVYADIYVKDPPKRFKGFVPSVLAQMVMVGCTVIFGLRQTSILDSLSDLISK; encoded by the exons ATGAAG AGTGAGTGCAGAATGCCTCAGTTGAAAATTCAAGACCTGCTGCCAAAAGACTACGGATACGTGGTACTGGCTGTCGTTGGAGGGACTTGGTTAAATGTTCGTCATGTTTTCAGGGTGGTGAAAGCTCGAAAGGATTATGGCATTCAG GCACCCATTATGTACAGCGATGAGAATCCTGTCTTCAACCGCATCATGAGGGCTCATATGAACTACCTCGAGCATTATCCATTCTATGCTGTTACCATGCTCCTCGGTGGACTCGAGTTTCCA CGAGTATGTGCTACTGCTGGAGTTGCCTGGCTGATTGCTAGAGCAGTCTACGCTGACATCTATGTAAAAG ATCCACCAAAGAGATTTAAAGGGTTTGTCCCATCAGTACTTGCACAGATGGTCATGGTTGGATGCACAGTTATTTTTGGACTTCGTCAGACAAGTATTCTAGATAGTTTGTCAGATCTCATCAGCAAATAA
- the LOC137394680 gene encoding glutathione S-transferase 3, mitochondrial-like isoform X2, protein MPQLKIQDLLPKDYGYVVLAVVGGTWLNVRHVFRVVKARKDYGIQAPIMYSDENPVFNRIMRAHMNYLEHYPFYAVTMLLGGLEFPRVCATAGVAWLIARAVYADIYVKDPPKRFKGFVPSVLAQMVMVGCTVIFGLRQTSILDSLSDLISK, encoded by the exons ATGCCTCAGTTGAAAATTCAAGACCTGCTGCCAAAAGACTACGGATACGTGGTACTGGCTGTCGTTGGAGGGACTTGGTTAAATGTTCGTCATGTTTTCAGGGTGGTGAAAGCTCGAAAGGATTATGGCATTCAG GCACCCATTATGTACAGCGATGAGAATCCTGTCTTCAACCGCATCATGAGGGCTCATATGAACTACCTCGAGCATTATCCATTCTATGCTGTTACCATGCTCCTCGGTGGACTCGAGTTTCCA CGAGTATGTGCTACTGCTGGAGTTGCCTGGCTGATTGCTAGAGCAGTCTACGCTGACATCTATGTAAAAG ATCCACCAAAGAGATTTAAAGGGTTTGTCCCATCAGTACTTGCACAGATGGTCATGGTTGGATGCACAGTTATTTTTGGACTTCGTCAGACAAGTATTCTAGATAGTTTGTCAGATCTCATCAGCAAATAA